CCACCGGCCTGCGCATTGCCCTGCCCGAAGGCTACGAAGCGCAAATCCGCCCGCGGAGCGGCCTCGCGCTCAAGCACGGCATCTCGCTGTTAAACACGCCCGGCACCATCGACGCCGACTACCGCGGCGAAATCCGCATCATCATGGCAAATCTCGGCCAGGAACCGTTCATGATTCAGCGGGGTGACCGCATCGCACAGATGATTGTCGCGCCGGTCACGAAGGTGCAGTGGGACGTGCGCGAATCGCTCGATGAAACCGCCCGCGGCGCCGGCGGCTTCGGACATACGGGAAAGTAGAGGGTGGCGCCTGGCCGGACACGTCCGACCGGTCCGACCTGTCAGACAATTTCGGGGGTTAGTTCAAGTACGGGCTAATCCGCGCCGCGACCAGTTCGACGACGGCCTGCAGCTTGTACGCGCCCTGCTCGATGCTCTCGCGGGCCTCTTCAATCGCCTTCGCGCGGACCTGCTCCGCGGCAGCCGCCGCCACGCGGGCCGCCTCGGCAGCGTCCTTCGCCTCCGAACTAATCGAAACCTGGTCGTGCTGGCCG
The DNA window shown above is from Candidatus Hydrogenedentota bacterium and carries:
- the dut gene encoding dUTP diphosphatase, with amino-acid sequence MTRNVTVRITREPGCDDLPLPAYETEHAAGMDLRAAVLTPYTLQPGERVLVPTGLRIALPEGYEAQIRPRSGLALKHGISLLNTPGTIDADYRGEIRIIMANLGQEPFMIQRGDRIAQMIVAPVTKVQWDVRESLDETARGAGGFGHTGK
- a CDS encoding flagellar biosynthesis anti-sigma factor FlgM, with protein sequence MAGIQGIVGLTTPVGSGPGGERPNRRNEIRTDSGQHDQVSISSEAKDAAEAARVAAAAAEQVRAKAIEEARESIEQGAYKLQAVVELVAARISPYLN